In the Sinomonas cyclohexanicum genome, ATCGGGCTGCGTCAGCTCCGCGACGGTCAGCCCCGGCCGGTACAGCTGGACGTCGCCGCCGTTCCTCGTGAGTCGAACCCGCCGTATGCCGGTGCCCGCTGGATCCGCCACGATGGTCACCGGGGCATCGAGGTCCTGCCCCAGCCACGCGGCGAGCAGGACCGTGCTGGGGGAGTCGGAGGCGCCCTCGACGGTCACTGCCGTGACGGGACTCGGGTCCACTTGGTCGAGTGCGGCCGCGAGTTGGATGCGCCAGTTGGTCAGGCGGGTCCAGGCGAGGTCGGTGTCGCCGGGGCGGTAGGTCTCGCGCAGGTGGAACAGGGCCGCGACGGGGTCGGGTTCGTTGCCGGAGTCGGTGATGCGGCGGTGGGCGATGCAGCCGATGGAGGTCGCGGCGGCGTTCTCGGGTGCGCCGTGGGGCCACCAGGCCACGATCGGGGCATCGGGGAGCAGGAGGGCGGCCACGAGGGACTCGCTCTCCTGGGCCAGGCGGCCGTAGCCGCGCAGGACGATGACCTCCGAGGCCCCGGCGTCCCCGCCGACGCGGATCTGCCCGTCGATCCGGTCCGTCGAGTCCCGGCCGGAGTCCACCAGGACGATGATCCGGCAGGGGTGCTCGCGGCTGGCCTCGTTCGCGGCCTCGATGGCCTCTTCTTCGAACCCGTGCCGGGTGATGACCACCAGGGTCAGCACCCGGCCCAGGGCCACGACCCCGCCGCGCTGGCGCAGGGCCGTGATCTCCTTGGAGATCTTCGAGGTCGTGGTGTTGGGCAGGTCGATGATCATGGTCGCCTCCAGGAGCGTCCGTCGCGGGCAAGGAGCTCATCGGCCGAGGACGGCCCCCAGGACCCCGGGGCGTACGGCTCGGGCTGGGTCCCGGTGCTGGCCCAGTAGTCCTCGAACGGGTCCAGGAT is a window encoding:
- a CDS encoding glucose-6-phosphate dehydrogenase assembly protein OpcA; its protein translation is MIIDLPNTTTSKISKEITALRQRGGVVALGRVLTLVVITRHGFEEEAIEAANEASREHPCRIIVLVDSGRDSTDRIDGQIRVGGDAGASEVIVLRGYGRLAQESESLVAALLLPDAPIVAWWPHGAPENAAATSIGCIAHRRITDSGNEPDPVAALFHLRETYRPGDTDLAWTRLTNWRIQLAAALDQVDPSPVTAVTVEGASDSPSTVLLAAWLGQDLDAPVTIVADPAGTGIRRVRLTRNGGDVQLYRPGLTVAELTQPDQPSQRIALPRRSLQDCLTEELRRLDPDEVYGEVLSTGLPRTNLRSVQPSER